A window of the Microcaecilia unicolor chromosome 5, aMicUni1.1, whole genome shotgun sequence genome harbors these coding sequences:
- the LOC115469905 gene encoding LOW QUALITY PROTEIN: arylamine N-acetyltransferase, pineal gland isozyme NAT-10-like (The sequence of the model RefSeq protein was modified relative to this genomic sequence to represent the inferred CDS: inserted 1 base in 1 codon), giving the protein MDLENYFTRIQYHGTHKRLDLDTLTEILQHHIRAIPYENLSIHCGETIELSVEAAYDKIVRKNRGGWCMENNQLLAWALKTLGYDITILRGNVYIPSQKIYDPNIVHLIIQAIVEGKTYLVDAGFGINLQMWQPLELISRKDQPQVPGIFRLTEDNGVWYLDKIERKQCITNQRSPSSEQQEXSGYKRLYLFTLVPQATEDFQDACTHLQTSPDSPFKRKSICCLQLRSGLRHLVGWTLTEIEYNYQESMDLVEITTVKDEDVERVLKEKFRLTLEKKLVSINID; this is encoded by the exons ATGGATTTGGAAAATTATTTCACCAGAATTCAGTATCATGGAACCCACAAAAGATTAGACTTGGACACATTGACTGAAATCTTGCAGCATCACATTAGAGCTATTCCATATGAAAACCTCAGTATCCACTGCGGAGAAACCATCGAGCTGAGCGTTGAAGCTGCGTACGATAAAATTGTGCGGAAAAACCGTGGTGGGTGGTGCATGGAAAATAATCAGCTATTGGCTTGGGCTCTGAAAACATTGGGGTATGACATCACGATTCTCAGAGGGAATGTCTACATTCCATCCCAAAAGATTTATGACCCTAATATAGTCCACCTCATAATACAAGCCATCGTGGAGGGCAAAACCTATTTGGTTGATGCTGGCTTTGGCATCAATTTACAAATGTGGCAGCCACTGGAGTTGATTTCTAGAAAGGACCAGCCTCAGGTCCCTGGCATCTTTCGTTTAACCGAAGACAATGGAGTTTGGTATCTTGACAAAATAGAAAGGAAACAGTGTATCACCAATCAAAGGTCtcccagctctgagcagcagg aAAGTGGTTACAAAAGACTCTATCTTTTCACCCTTGTGCCTCAAGCCACTGAAGACTTTCAGGATGCTTGTACCCATCTGCAGACGTCGCCAGACTCTCCGTTTAAACGGAAATCTATCTGCTGCCTCCAGTTAAGATCGGGCCTTCGACATTTGGTTGGATGGACACTGACTGAGATAGAATACAATTACCAAGAAAGCATGGATCTAGTGGAAATCACAACTGTTAAGGATGAAGATGTGGAGAGAGTACTAAAGGAGAAATTCAGACTGACTCTAGAGAAAAAGCTGGTATCAATTAACATAGATTAA